A single genomic interval of Cellvibrio sp. PSBB023 harbors:
- a CDS encoding DUF2069 domain-containing protein produces MTQDSHKDSPTDTMADEKPKKVIVITDADALVLEKKLRVGQRVCNLSYIALLLMLTLNFLLSNDLNLMHLLVAIVPLAIFIPGLRKPHHRTYSWLCFVLLMYFLFLVPLLMSYWSLTYWVLTLLVTLLFVAAMMTSRWLQYWNYYLSTKQ; encoded by the coding sequence ATGACTCAGGATTCACACAAGGATTCACCGACAGACACAATGGCCGATGAAAAACCCAAAAAAGTAATTGTCATTACCGATGCTGATGCGCTTGTGTTAGAAAAAAAACTACGCGTAGGGCAACGCGTCTGCAATCTGAGTTACATAGCACTGCTCTTGATGCTCACGCTTAATTTTCTGCTCAGTAATGACCTGAACCTTATGCATTTGCTGGTTGCAATTGTACCTCTCGCGATTTTTATTCCCGGCTTGCGCAAACCACACCACCGCACTTATAGCTGGTTGTGTTTCGTATTGCTCATGTACTTTTTATTCCTGGTGCCGCTATTGATGAGTTACTGGTCACTGACCTATTGGGTGTTAACTCTTCTGGTGACGCTACTGTTTGTAGCCGCCATGATGACCAGCCGCTGGCTGCAATACTGGAATTACTACTTATCGACCAAGCAATAA
- the arsC gene encoding arsenate reductase (glutaredoxin) (This arsenate reductase requires both glutathione and glutaredoxin to convert arsenate to arsenite, after which the efflux transporter formed by ArsA and ArsB can extrude the arsenite from the cell, providing resistance.): MKHKTMMALYHNPRCSKSRDALNLLREQGIEPEIILYLETPPDAKTLKSLLTALGISPRELLRKGEDDYKTLGLADTTLSDSALINAMVARPKLIERPIAIKDGKAVIGRPPENVLQLLA; this comes from the coding sequence ATGAAACATAAAACGATGATGGCACTCTACCACAACCCGCGCTGCTCAAAATCGCGCGATGCCCTGAACCTGTTGCGTGAACAAGGCATAGAGCCAGAGATCATTCTGTATCTGGAAACACCGCCGGATGCCAAAACCCTGAAATCGCTATTGACCGCATTGGGCATCAGCCCACGCGAGTTATTGCGCAAAGGCGAGGATGACTACAAAACACTGGGGCTGGCAGACACCACACTCAGCGACAGCGCTTTGATTAACGCCATGGTTGCCCGTCCCAAATTAATTGAGCGCCCGATTGCCATAAAAGACGGCAAGGCCGTGATCGGCCGACCACCGGAAAACGTTTTACAGTTGTTGGCCTGA
- the wrbA gene encoding NAD(P)H:quinone oxidoreductase, producing the protein MSPYVLVLYYSRHGATLEMAKQIARGIEQVSGMEARLRTVPAVSPVTEASAPAIPDSGAVYCTEDDLKHCAGLILGSPTRFGNMAAPMKYFLDGTSTQWLNGDLIDKPAAVFTSTSTLHGGQESTLLTMMLPLLHQGMIIAGIPYSEASLSTTRTGGTPYGASHLASGDAPTKLSSDEIALCQALGKRIATLAHKLKG; encoded by the coding sequence ATGTCTCCCTATGTATTGGTACTTTATTACAGCCGCCATGGCGCCACACTGGAAATGGCAAAACAGATCGCACGCGGCATTGAGCAAGTAAGCGGTATGGAAGCGCGCTTACGCACTGTACCGGCCGTATCGCCCGTCACAGAAGCCAGCGCACCAGCCATACCTGACTCAGGTGCGGTTTATTGCACCGAGGACGACTTAAAACACTGTGCGGGATTAATCCTCGGCAGCCCTACCCGTTTCGGCAATATGGCCGCGCCCATGAAATATTTTCTGGATGGCACCAGCACCCAATGGTTGAACGGCGACCTTATCGATAAGCCAGCCGCAGTATTTACTTCCACCTCCACACTGCATGGCGGGCAGGAATCCACGTTATTGACCATGATGTTACCGCTGTTGCATCAAGGTATGATTATCGCCGGAATTCCCTACAGCGAGGCGAGCCTCTCCACCACGCGCACTGGCGGCACTCCCTATGGTGCATCGCACTTGGCCAGCGGCGATGCGCCCACCAAACTCAGCAGCGATGAAATTGCCCTGTGCCAAGCGCTGGGCAAACGCATCGCCACACTTGCGCATAAATTAAAAGGTTAA